Proteins encoded by one window of Lepeophtheirus salmonis chromosome 10, UVic_Lsal_1.4, whole genome shotgun sequence:
- the LOC121125556 gene encoding uncharacterized protein — protein sequence MARKMKKKDSLKSVRDQTQDVSSSLDEVNFTTHDKKIPEKTKKRKKNKKKKKSKILDIIHDISTENNLSGTFVPLKIKKEHKLDKSLKKEIELEESPKRKYSDIVLKPSFDEKVDKPSKNGVGKYQKYGSKKKNRKFGKSKEELVNLKVEELRKDEDKQKKKTQRFEERHRQQLIDEYIDELEEIQNQKLLEEERALKSFNYDQSREEKASEDTIEEVNDNQKYAKVPETENKVERECVAGGPILPKESITTSKSLPMYQNDPVETHCKKCSFKTYYYTSMGRHLSIQHGIDWEASKNDYKYMIAQIPRRLCQYCKKYFASLPKHAKNCKSSKSINLNQTKNKSETSRPLKKSPEESYENFVVHLRKIMAPTIAALNSFMDYTLCLMRKTVDNKLRVHRCLVMENVADVKLELAMLLKEHSKMISIESSESEPDCLEEVFRDGPKKEPPELDAEKIPSSSSKKKRKNLCPTQKWTQRK from the exons aTGGCAAG aaaaatgaagaagaaagatTCCTTGAAATCCGTTCGTGATCAAACTCAAGATGTAAGTTCGTCTCTAGACGAAGTAAATTTTACAACACacgataaaaaaattcctgaaaaaactaaaaagcgcaagaaaaacaaaaaaaagaaaaaaagtaaaattttagatattatacATGATATTTCTacggaaaataatttatccggTACCTTTGTgcctttaaaaatcaaaaaagaacataaattagataaatcactaaaaaaggaaatagaatTAGAAGAAAGccccaaaagaaaatattcggATATTGTTTTAAAACCTAGTTTCGATGAAAAAGTAGATAAACCCTCTAAAAATGGTGttggaaaatatcaaaaatatggttctaagaaaaaaaatagaaagtttgGGAAAAGTAAAGAAGAGCTTGTAAACCTCAAAGTTGAGGAATTAAGAAAAGATGAGgacaaacagaaaaagaaaacgCAAAGGTTTGAAGAAAGACATAGACAACAATTGATCGACGAATATATAGATGAATTAGAGgagatacaaaatcaaaaattattggagGAAGAAAGAGCTTTAAAATCCTTCAACTACGATCAGTCCCGTGAAGAGAAAGCAAGTGAAGATACAATAGAAGAAGTAAACGATAATCAGAAATACGCTAAGGTTCCTGAAACGGAAAATAAAGTAGAAAGAGAATGTGTGGCAGGGGGGCCTATCTTACCTAAAGAAAGTATAACGA CATCCAAATCACTACCAATGTATCAAAATGACCCTGTGGAGACTCACTGTAAAAAATGCAGTTTTAAAACCTATTACTATACCAGCATGGGACGCCACTTGTCCATCCAGCATGGAATAGATTGGGAAgcatcaaaaaatgattacaaataTATGATAGCTCAAATACCAAGGCGCCTCTgtcaatattgtaaaaaatattttgcaagttT acCCAAACATGCTAAGAATTGTAAAAGCTCTAAGAGTATTAATTTAAACCAGACCAAAAATAAGTCCGAAACATCACGTCCTTTAAAGAAATCCCCGGAGGAATCGTACGAAAATTTCGTGGTCCACCTCAGGAAAATAATGGCTCCAACTATTGCA GCATTGAATTCGTTCATGGACTATACTTTGTGCCTTATGAGAAAGACTGTGGACAATAAATTAAGGGTCCATAGGTGTTTAGTGATGGAGAATGTAGCCGATGTAAAGTTGGAGTTGGCCATGCTGCTTAAAGAACATTCCAAGATGATCTCCATTGAAAGCTCG gaGTCTGAACCCGATTGTCTCGAGGAGGTGTTTAGAGATGGCCCTAAGAAAGAGCCTCCCGAATTGGATGCAGAGAAAATTCCGTCTTCCtcttcaaaaaagaagagaaaaaatct gTGTCCAACCCAGAAGTGGACCCAGAGAAAATAA
- the LOC121125048 gene encoding LOW QUALITY PROTEIN: F-box only protein 25 (The sequence of the model RefSeq protein was modified relative to this genomic sequence to represent the inferred CDS: deleted 2 bases in 2 codons), which translates to MPFLSKDWRGPGEEWVRYQGGWEMKKCFQSVKTEKKSSLTSDIPVAPTAASDPTPSKCHVKRLLRIFEMKLANNSFKRAPSVDEEDYEEIQEETQKTTLDEEEDERDKIEEVKVICPSYPVVVKCTKEIAGFNELAEGILRLDFPGALRDVRRFRYVARVVHILLRHDKLRTLSGAAQKLLFRLLEEMADVVYENQSHEDVLHSLLQELHSTMAIYNVWGSHLGSARLFQEHVERRRKITEFVERMQDRYKQDLMPCSLDHPNLVQILPEECVREVLLRLSDKKDLTNASRTCIVMESIVKEKRIWRELVQAHFTKPQIECLLKQHPNFKESGDWKSLYDSLRKKWDPKETFGDLLYLCRSCCSLYWRSLEHICQLELAEREVTEDVPIMPNTFLSFFSV; encoded by the exons ATGCCTTTTTTGTCCAAGGATTGGAGAGGCCCAGGAGAGGAATGGGTTCGTTATCAAGGAGGATGGGAAATGAAAAAGTGTTTTCAAAGTGtcaaaactgaaaaaaagtCATCCCTGACATCTGATATCCCTGTTGCGCCTACAGCTGCCTCTGATCCGACTCCCTCAAAATGTCACGTCAAAAGACttctacggatttttgaaatgaaattggCCAACAATTCCTTCAAACGTGCTCCAAGTGTAGACGAAGAGGACTATGAAGAAATCCAAGAGGAAACTCAGAAAACAACTCTGGATGAGGAGGAAGATGAAAGAGATAAAATCGAGGAGGTGAAAGTCATTTGTCCCTCTTATCCCGTCGTGGTAAAATGCACAAAGGAAATTGCTGGGTTTAATGAACTCGCTGAAGGGATTTTGCGTTTGGACTTTCCTGGAGCTCTAAGAGATGTTAGAAGATTTCGCTATGTTGCTCGTGTCGTGCATATTCTACTACGCCATGATAAACTAAGGACTCTCTCTGGTGCGGCTCAGAAGCTTCTCTTTCGTTTATTGGAAGAAATGGCGGATGTCGTCTATGAAAATCAATCTCATGAAGATGTTTTGCATTCTTTACTCCAAGAGCTTCATTCTACAATGGCAATATATAATGTTTGGGGCAGTCATTTGGGGAGTGCACGTCTTTTTCAGGAGCACGTTGAGCGAAGACGGAAAATTACAGAGTTTGTTGAGAGAATGCAGGATCGTTACAAACAGGACTTGATGCCCTGTTCTTTGGATCACCCAAATTTGGTACAAATTCTTCCAGAGGAATGTGTTCGTGAAGTTCTTTTACGACTATCCGACAAAAAAGACCTTACAAATGCATCAAGAACCTGTATTGTCATGGAGTCCATtgttaaggaa aaaagaatatggcGAGAACTCGTACAAGCTCATTTTACAAAGCCTCAAATTGAATGCCTTCTTAAACAGCACCCTAATTTCAAGGAAAGTGGAGATTGGAAATCTCTTTACGATTCACTCAGG AAAAAGTGGGATCCCAAAGAGACTTTTGGGGATCTCCTTTATCTTTGTAGGAGTTGCTGTTCTCTTTATTGGCGCTCTCTTGAGCATATTTGTCAACTTGAACTTGCGGAGCGCGAAGTCACAGAAGACGTTCCAATTATGCCAAacacttttctttctttcttttctgtttaa
- the LOC121125049 gene encoding ras-related protein Rab-39B isoform X1, whose amino-acid sequence MYDVVEKSTIPIDPTFEYQFRLILIGDSTVGKSSLLKYFTDGSFGEVSDPTVGIDFFAKLLPVKDGNVMKLLLWDTAGQERFRSGLLIIHSFFIGRALFNNSHGIGFQTYLLNLCIKIRYADKAFWKSITRSYYRNTVAALLIYDVCNRDSFTHIPNWMHEAGKHMEPSKCVFILVGCKYDMAENNPGVREVPTEEARTFAELHGLQFLETSARTGHNVDNAFRLLTQEIYDKLKNGKFELDPDWDGIKKGYFPESTRMFRNGASRTNISRGGNQRGGSSNGGSTRYLIGEPVSQKCC is encoded by the exons ATGTATGATGTCGTGGAGAAAAGTACGATCCCCATTGACCCCACCTTCGAATACCAATTTAGACTCATTCTCATTGGGGACTCCACGGTGGGAAAGTCCTCACTCCTCAAATATTTCACAGATGGATCCTTTGGGGAAGTCTCGGATCCCACAGTGGGCATCGACTTCTTTGCAAAACTCCTTCCAGTCAAAGATGGAAATGTGATGAAGCTCCTTCTTTGGGATACGGCTGGTCAAGAGCGCTTTAGGTCAGGGCTGCTTATCATTCATTCATTCTTCATTGGAAGAGCTCTTTTTAATAATAGTCATGGTATAGGTTTTCAAACGTATTTATTGAACCTTTGCATCAAAATTAGGTATGCTGACAAAGCATTTTGGAA ATCCATTACTCGTTCGTACTATCGTAACACGGTCGCAGCACTTCTTATTTATGATGTTTGTAATCGAGACTCATTTACTCACATTCCAAATTGGATGCACGAGGCTGGTAAACATATGGAGCCCTCAAAATGTGTATTCATCCTTGTCGGTTGTAAATACGACATGGCGGAAAATAATCCTGGTGTAAGAGAAGTGCCAACAGAGGAGGCACGTACATTTGCGGAACTTCATGGACTTCAGTTCCTAGAGACTTCTGCCAGAACGGGCCACAATGTGGACAATGCTTTTCGTTTGTTAACACAAGAGATCTATGATAAACTCAAGAATGGTAAATTTGAACTTGATCCCGATTGGGATGGTATAAAGAAAGGATATTTTCCGGAGAGTACGCGCATGTTCAGAAATGGTGCTTCTAGAACTAATATTTCTCGCGGAGGGAATCAAAGGGGCGGCTCCTCTAATGGTGGTTCTACACGCTATCTCATTGGAGAACCTGTCTCACAAAAGTGCTGTTGA
- the LOC121125049 gene encoding ras-related protein Rab-39B isoform X2, with the protein MYDVVEKSTIPIDPTFEYQFRLILIGDSTVGKSSLLKYFTDGSFGEVSDPTVGIDFFAKLLPVKDGNVMKLLLWDTAGQERFRSGLLIIHSFFIGRALFNNSHGIGFQTYLLNLCIKIRSITRSYYRNTVAALLIYDVCNRDSFTHIPNWMHEAGKHMEPSKCVFILVGCKYDMAENNPGVREVPTEEARTFAELHGLQFLETSARTGHNVDNAFRLLTQEIYDKLKNGKFELDPDWDGIKKGYFPESTRMFRNGASRTNISRGGNQRGGSSNGGSTRYLIGEPVSQKCC; encoded by the exons ATGTATGATGTCGTGGAGAAAAGTACGATCCCCATTGACCCCACCTTCGAATACCAATTTAGACTCATTCTCATTGGGGACTCCACGGTGGGAAAGTCCTCACTCCTCAAATATTTCACAGATGGATCCTTTGGGGAAGTCTCGGATCCCACAGTGGGCATCGACTTCTTTGCAAAACTCCTTCCAGTCAAAGATGGAAATGTGATGAAGCTCCTTCTTTGGGATACGGCTGGTCAAGAGCGCTTTAGGTCAGGGCTGCTTATCATTCATTCATTCTTCATTGGAAGAGCTCTTTTTAATAATAGTCATGGTATAGGTTTTCAAACGTATTTATTGAACCTTTGCATCAAAATTAG ATCCATTACTCGTTCGTACTATCGTAACACGGTCGCAGCACTTCTTATTTATGATGTTTGTAATCGAGACTCATTTACTCACATTCCAAATTGGATGCACGAGGCTGGTAAACATATGGAGCCCTCAAAATGTGTATTCATCCTTGTCGGTTGTAAATACGACATGGCGGAAAATAATCCTGGTGTAAGAGAAGTGCCAACAGAGGAGGCACGTACATTTGCGGAACTTCATGGACTTCAGTTCCTAGAGACTTCTGCCAGAACGGGCCACAATGTGGACAATGCTTTTCGTTTGTTAACACAAGAGATCTATGATAAACTCAAGAATGGTAAATTTGAACTTGATCCCGATTGGGATGGTATAAAGAAAGGATATTTTCCGGAGAGTACGCGCATGTTCAGAAATGGTGCTTCTAGAACTAATATTTCTCGCGGAGGGAATCAAAGGGGCGGCTCCTCTAATGGTGGTTCTACACGCTATCTCATTGGAGAACCTGTCTCACAAAAGTGCTGTTGA
- the LOC121125049 gene encoding ras-related protein Rab-39B isoform X3 encodes MYDVVEKSTIPIDPTFEYQFRLILIGDSTVGKSSLLKYFTDGSFGEVSDPTVGIDFFAKLLPVKDGNVMKLLLWDTAGQERFRSITRSYYRNTVAALLIYDVCNRDSFTHIPNWMHEAGKHMEPSKCVFILVGCKYDMAENNPGVREVPTEEARTFAELHGLQFLETSARTGHNVDNAFRLLTQEIYDKLKNGKFELDPDWDGIKKGYFPESTRMFRNGASRTNISRGGNQRGGSSNGGSTRYLIGEPVSQKCC; translated from the exons ATGTATGATGTCGTGGAGAAAAGTACGATCCCCATTGACCCCACCTTCGAATACCAATTTAGACTCATTCTCATTGGGGACTCCACGGTGGGAAAGTCCTCACTCCTCAAATATTTCACAGATGGATCCTTTGGGGAAGTCTCGGATCCCACAGTGGGCATCGACTTCTTTGCAAAACTCCTTCCAGTCAAAGATGGAAATGTGATGAAGCTCCTTCTTTGGGATACGGCTGGTCAAGAGCGCTTTAG ATCCATTACTCGTTCGTACTATCGTAACACGGTCGCAGCACTTCTTATTTATGATGTTTGTAATCGAGACTCATTTACTCACATTCCAAATTGGATGCACGAGGCTGGTAAACATATGGAGCCCTCAAAATGTGTATTCATCCTTGTCGGTTGTAAATACGACATGGCGGAAAATAATCCTGGTGTAAGAGAAGTGCCAACAGAGGAGGCACGTACATTTGCGGAACTTCATGGACTTCAGTTCCTAGAGACTTCTGCCAGAACGGGCCACAATGTGGACAATGCTTTTCGTTTGTTAACACAAGAGATCTATGATAAACTCAAGAATGGTAAATTTGAACTTGATCCCGATTGGGATGGTATAAAGAAAGGATATTTTCCGGAGAGTACGCGCATGTTCAGAAATGGTGCTTCTAGAACTAATATTTCTCGCGGAGGGAATCAAAGGGGCGGCTCCTCTAATGGTGGTTCTACACGCTATCTCATTGGAGAACCTGTCTCACAAAAGTGCTGTTGA